In one window of Henckelia pumila isolate YLH828 chromosome 1, ASM3356847v2, whole genome shotgun sequence DNA:
- the LOC140863126 gene encoding uncharacterized protein, with translation MAEGVDNRTVLDLIRPPIVGYGSSIVRPAVEANSFELKPSIIQMIQLQARFGGTSMEDPYSHLERFLSICNTIKFNRVTSDAVRLRLFPFSLQGDALDWLDDLPTEGEFLHETWTRFKKMLRMCPQKNLTQNQQTQTFYNGADPSVRSMLDAAASGCLFRKTPAKAWEIIGNMEESNIGWPDVKKENQSGVLEVDDLMALNAKIGALTHQVALMKTALVNQIQGHKPEEQQLFEVKVANFSGNQGRQPYNSYNNTYSQNWQSQPKQEVQKPRFEEIMMKYVAGTETRLKNQEAMLQRLETQMAHIATQLSTRPEGSLPSNTEPNPRGVNVIMVVTRAQSEEQQRDEENTMEGPKNSDSKKDVRAKNSSTADALAQMPNYAKFLKDLLRNKKKLNDVMQVQLSEGIDPLQNIYRGEACSCKIDLSFSKMVDKPP, from the exons ATGGCAGAAGGAGTTGATAATCGCACAGTTCTTGATCTAATTCGCCCACCTATTGTTGGTTATGGATCAAGCATAGTTCGTCCTGCTGTAGAGGCGAACagttttgagctgaagccttcTATCATTCAGATGATCCAGCTTCAGGCACGTTTTGGAGGCACTTCTATGGAGGATCCCTACTCTCATCTGGAGCGATTCTTGTCGATCTGCAACACGATTAAGTTTAATAGGGTAACTTctgatgcagtgagactgcggttattcccattttctCTACAGGGAGATGCACTTGATTGGCTAGATGATCTGCCTACG GAGGGAGAGTTCTTACATGAAACATGGACCAGAtttaagaagatgttgaggatgtgtcctcagaaAAATCTCACTCAAAACCAGCAGACGCAGACATTCTATAATGGAGCCGATCCATCAGTGCGTTCTATGTTGGATGCTGCAGCCAGTGGATGtctattcaggaagacaccgGCAAAGGCTTGGGAAATAATTGGTAATATGGAAGAGAGTaatattgggtggccggatgtgaaGAAAGAGAATCAATCTggagttctagaggtcgatgaTTTAATGGCCCTTAATGCAAAGATTGGCGCTCTGACACACCAAGTGGCACTTATGAAAACAGCTCTAGTTAATCAAATACAGGGACATAAGCCAGAGGAACAACAGTTGTTTGAGGTGAAGGTGGCTAATTTTTCAGGAAATCAAGGACGGCAGCCATACAACTCATACAACAACACTTACAGTCAGAACTGGCAGAGTCAACCTAAGCAAGAGGTGCAGAAGCCGAGATTTGAGGAAATTATGATGAAGTATGTAGCGGGTACTGAGACTCGCTTGAAAAATCAAGAAGCAATGTTGCAGAGGTTGGAAACACAAATGGCTCACATAGCAACACAACTGTCAACCAGGCCAGAAGGGTCATTGCCTagcaacactgaaccaaatccaAGAGGCGTGAATGTTATTATGGTTGTGACTAGAGCACAGTCTGAGGAGCAGCAGAGGGATGAAGAAAACACTATGGAGGGGCCAAAAAATTCAGATTCCAAGAAGGATGTGCGTGCTAAAAATTCCTCCAcggcag acgctttagctcagatgccaaACTATGCCAAATTTCTCAAGGATTTATTGAGGAATAAAAAGAAGTTGAATGACGTGATGCAG GTTCAGCTCTCCGAAGGAATTGATCCCTTGCAAAATATTTATAGAGGTGAAGCATGCAGTTGCAAGATTGATCTGAGTTTTTCCAAGATGGTGGATAAACCACCCTGA